A genomic segment from Aegilops tauschii subsp. strangulata cultivar AL8/78 chromosome 1, Aet v6.0, whole genome shotgun sequence encodes:
- the LOC123493345 gene encoding uncharacterized protein — MNRLRAAAQREQHGLHLPGPCLPLPPSLLLHLLHGLPPGHRPSSLDRDDLDPDPAAATTEALAKVDLSDDPDATATATAKSAAPASPVRQPEAAAATWVIAINKEFPGPVVNVTTNYNVAVNVLNSLDEPLLITWDGIQQRKNCWQDGVLGTNCPIPPGWNWTYNFQVMDDACKSLDYPEDQTCAFSSVSSDISAAMLFYLYSVWSGLWFLDGLGYPIYLSFIS, encoded by the exons ATGAACCGTCTGCGGGCGGCAGCGCAGCGGGAGCAGCACGGGCTTCACCTCCCCGGGCCATGTCTCCCCCTTCCACCATcgctcctcctccacctccttcaCGGCCTCCCTCCCGGGCACCGCCCGAGCAGCCTCGACAGGGACGACCTGGATCCGGACCCGGCCGCGGCCACCACGGAGGCTCTCGCCAAGGTCGACCTCTCCGACGATCCGgacgccaccgccaccgccaccgccaagTCCGCGGCTCCAGCAAGCCCCGTCAGGCAGCCAGAGGCGGCGGCTGCGACGTGG GTGATCGCAATCAACAAGGAGTTCCCGGGCCCCGTCGTCAACGTCACCACAAACTACAATGTCGCCGTCAACGTCCTCAACAGCCTCGACGAGCCGCTCCTCATCACCTG GGACGGCATCCAGCAGCGGAAGAACTGCTGGCAGGACGGCGTGCTGGGCACCAACTGCCCCATCCCGCCCGGATGGAACTGGACCTACAACTTCCAGGTCATGGACGACGCGTGCAAGTCGCTCGACTATCCAGAAGACCAGACCTGTGCTTTCAGTTCAGTTTCGTCAGATATATCTGCTGCCATGCTCTTCTATTTGTATTCAGTTTGGTCAGGCTTGTGGTTCCTGGACGGCCTTGGCTATCCTATCTATCTCAGCTTCATCAGTTAG